CGGGGCGTTTTCGTAATCGGGATTCGCAATATATTTACCTTTGAGATCAATTATACCGAAACTACGGGATTGATCCTGTACCATTAATCGATTGTCAACGGCAATGTCAAAAATGTTTCTGAACTGCGGATTTACCACCCATTTACCCGATTTGTCGATGAGGCCCCATTCCCGGCTTCCGTTATCACGTACTGGTGCCACTCCCGATGTAAGGAAGGGTTTTGCACTTCGGTATTCGGGCTGGATTTTCCATTTACCTTCCCGGTCGATGTAACCCCATTTACCTTCTTCGTTTTCTACGGCGGCGTAATCCTCAGAGCCAAAAGAGTGGGCATTTTCAAATTGAGGATTAATTAAATATTGCCCTTTTTTATCGCACCATCCCCAATAATCACCTTTACGGAAAAGATAGTTTTTTCCATCGATCAGAATTTCGTCGAATTGTGGATTGATGATAAAATTGCCTTTTTTATCGATAATTCCCCATTTATTCCCTTTTAGAACCGGAATGCGTCCTTCTCTTAATGCTTGTACATAGTTTTGTTTAAAGTTTTCTTCTACATCTGATGTCGCCAATTCATCGAATTGGCATTCGATCATTATTTCTCCTTTTTTATCGATTACGCCCCAATAACCGCTTTCTTTATCTTGAACCGGAAGCAGACCGTTTACAAACATCGGGCCCACTTTTCCCCATTGGGGTGTAACAACGATATTCCCCTTTTTATCAACAACACCCCATTTGCCATCCGCATCGGCATAAACTGCTAAATCATTATGAAACGCATATGCGTTTTCTGCTTGTTTAAACTCGAAAAGTATATTGCCTTTCTTATCGATAGCGGTTATAGGTCCGCCCGGTTTTACTGTCCATGCAATATTACCATCATAAATAGTGGCATTTAAATAGGTTTCTTGGCCCATTTGAATGCCGTTGTAATCGACGTAATAGCAGCCGTCTTCATTTGTTACGAGTGCAAGTCCGTCATAATATAGCCCCGCAGAAGTATAACCACCGTTTACCGTACCTTTTTCCGTATCGACATAAACGGCGTCGGTGGCTTCGCGAAAAAGGGGAATATACCGCATATCATCGGTTTCCCATCCTTTATCGGACGACGATAGACTACAGCCGCCAAGAATGGCTGCAACCAAGAACGTAAGAATTAAATGTTTTTTCATGTAATTATAGATTTATTTGCCCGTCCCCCGGCAAGTTTATAAAATTATACATAAAAAACGTGGGACAGTACCTTTCATTTGCTTTTGAGGTCTTGGCCAACCGTGCAGACAAATAAATGAGTAAAGCCCACGTAAACGTGAGCGTATACACTTTACTCTTGTCTGCGATTAAAACGGCCAAGTTTCAAAAGCAAGAAATAAAGCTAACGCTTTTTATGTTATATGTCGTAAATTCGTTTATGTCATAGCAAATTATTTTTGCAATATGTTACAAATATACGAAAATATACAGATTTAATTTAAAAAATTGGGAGGTAAATGTAGCTGCTATAATGTAATAAATCGAATGGTGACAAAATGATAGACTGTATGCTGGAATTTGTATCCTATTAATTTTTTTCGGAAATACATATATTTTCAACATTTACAATATTTTGTATCAATGGTGACTTAAAATGTATGATTAATTATCGATTAAGCGGTATTTAATGCGTATTTATCGGTTTCAGATCACACAATGTAAACATTTTATACGGGTGTAAATATGAAATAGAAGGCATAAGTTTTAATTAATAGAAACCGATAATATGATAATTGCTTGAAAAAAGTTTAACAATATTACTAAATCTTTCTTTGTTATATTTCTCATCATATAATTAAAATAATTTGCTTCAATATCAGATATATCGTTTAATAAACACATGCTACAATAATCATATTTATCCAAATAAAGACGGCAATAATTACTATTCCTACTAACCATGCTTTCCAACTCTGATCATCGGTAAGATCCCTTAATTTTACTTTTTTATTTCCTTTTATGTAATGTTTCCATAACCAAATAAAATAACCTCCGATGTTAGGAATGATCAATATCATATTTTACGATATAATTAATAAACTAAATCAAACAAAAAAGGGTGACTGAAAAATTTACTATCTTATTTTTATATGCAATAGAATACATGGCGGAATGAGCGATTCTTATTATTGGAAAAATTTGTCTCCCGATGTGCGTGATTTACGCATATTCAGCATATCAGTCACTTAGATAATATTTAGAAGGCAAAATACAACAGATGTCCTTGAATACCCTTTTTTCATTAATTAAAAATTAATGAAGATAATATACGTTTAGCAGGGCACAATCGTACGACCGAATGGAGTGAAAGCGACAGCCATTAGTTTAAAATGTTGCATCCCGAAAGGTATGCCGATGATTGTGATACAAAAAAGTAACCCGAGTGCAAGGTGAGTAAGCGCAATCCATATCCCGCCGATCAGAATCCAGATAATATTCATTATCGTATAGAGGCAGCCCGATTTTCCGGATTCGACTACTGTTTTCTGGCCGAAAGGGAACAAGGCTAACAACCCGATTTTAAAAACCTGGAATCCGAAAGGAATCCCGATAATGGTAATACAAAGAATAATCCCGGCTACAAAATATTCGAGTGCCAGCAAGAGGCCGCCGAAAATGAGCCAAATAATATTTCCCAGAAGATTCATAATTTTAGGCTTGTTTAGGTATGTTATGCCTCAAATATAGTATTTTTTTCGGGTTAAATGTATAAAAACTATATTTTTCCGCATACGGGTTATCTTCTTATGGGAAAATTGGCGGAGTTATGATTTTTGGTATATAACTTCGTTTACGAGCGTTTTGCCTTCAATAAAATCCTGAATATTCCGTAACGTAGTTTCGGCAATATTTTGTACCGCTTCTTTTGTAAAAAATGCCTGATGCGATGTAACTACGACATTATTGAAAGAGAGTAATCGTGCCAATACATCGTCGTCTATAATTTTGTCTGATTTATCTTCATAAAAATAATCTCCTTCTTCTTCGTAGACATCCAAACCGGCCGAACCGATTTTCTTGTCTTTTAGCCCATCGATTAAAGCGTTGGTATGTATCAGTTGCCCCCGGCCGGTGTTTATAATCATTACCCCGTCTTTCATTTTCGAGATAGAATCGGTGTTAATCATGTAGCGAGTCTTTTCTGTAAGAGGACAGTGCAATGAAATAATGTCTGAATTTCGGTAAAGATCATCGAGAGAAGTATAGGTAATACCGGTTTCTTCGGCGAATTTATAATCGGGGTACAAATCGTATGCGAGTATATTCATACCGAATCCTTTCAAGATACGAATGAGGATACGCGCGATTTTTCCGGTGCCGATAATTCCAGCCGTTTTACCGTGCATATCGAATCCCATAAGACCGTGTAACGAAAAATTACCATCTCGTGTGCGCCAGTAGGCACGGTGTATTTTTCGGTTGAGAGTAAGCATCAGTGCAACTGCATATTCGGCTACGGCATAAGGCGAATAAGCCGGAACGCGCACAACGGGTAGTTTTCCTCGGGCGGCTTTCAAATCTACATTATTGAATCCTGCATTTCTTAATGCGAGCAATTTTACTCCGTTATGAGCCAGAGCATTTATAATATCGGCGTCGGCGGTATCATTTACAAAGATGCATACAGCATCGATATTTTGTGTAAGAGGAAGGTTGTTTTTGTTAAGATGTCCTTTAAAATAACGAATATCGAATCCGAATTTTTTATTCGCTTCGTTGAATGATTTCTCATCATATGGTTTTGTTCCGAAAAATGCGATTTTAAATGCCATGTAAGTATAGGTTTGTGGTAAAATATTCCCTTTTTTAGGTTCCGAAAGCGATCGGGTAGGGAAAATTATATTGTATATAACAAAAGTATCGGCTTGTATGTTCTTTATTAATTTTGTCCTGAAATTGTTTGAAGCAAATATCTTAGAGATTGTCTTTTTTTATTTCATCGAGTTCGACCAATTTGTTTACGATAGCATATATTGTAAGACCGGCGGCACTGTGTATTTGTAGTTTCCGGGCAATATTCCGTCTGTGTGTAATTACGGTATGTGCCGATAAGTATAATTTTTCAGCGATCTCTTTATTCGTCAGTCCGCGGGCGACTGCAGCAACTATTTCTTTTTCACGCGGACTGAGGATCAGGGTTTCGGGATCGTTTGCTTCGGTATTATCAAACAAAGCATTAAATTTGGCGGTGATGGTTTCGGTATCGTCATACATCGAAATCGTTTCATCGAAACTTTTAAGGATCGTATCGCCCATCATTGCGCTGAGAAATGCGATACATTTTATTCTGGGACAACCACACTCCGATTTGAATTTAGGGATATCATTGTATCCCAAAAATACGGGATTGATAATAAGTATATCAGGCCGGTGCATACGCATACAATCAGAAAGTGCGTCTATCGTAACGACTTCGATCGGCTGTATGTTAAAACCCGGTATTCTTTTCAGTACTGCCGCTATTCCGCTGCGTATAATAACCGACGGTTCGGCAATGGCTATTTTCAACAAATCGCGGCTCATTTTATTATTTTTCTTTTTCTAATTCGGTAATAATAGGAACAAACAAATAATCTTCTACTTTACAGTGCGATTCGAGGTCTTTTTCACATGAAAATATGTCGAAAAGTACTTCATTTAGTAAGTTACAGCTTTCTTTAGCCGGATAATATTTTATAATGATATTCTTTAGTTCAGCCAGTTTCAGTCCTATTGGAGAGTGGCGTTTACTGAAAACGGCAATATTATAATTCGGCATTTTTTCACCGGCAAGTAATGTTTCTACATATTTAAATACGGTTTTATTTTCGTATTCCATATGTTTGTGTACTTCGTTAGCGTATTCGTCGAAAAAACGCATTATTAAGAAAGAAACGTCCTGTTCGGAATAATTTGTGGCTTCGATAAGTTTCTTACGTATCGAGGGTAATTTAAATTCAAGAAAATACTGGTGGGCATTTTGTAAATAGCTGATAAGCGAATGAAGCGATATTTTACCGAAACTGTTTTCCGGTACAAAATCATCTTCGCTCAAGAAATTAACGACTGCCAGAAAAGTTGCGGTATCCACCTTGTGCAACTCGCATACTTCTGCTACCGATTTGTCACCGAATCCTAAAGATATACCGAAGCGGCTTAACACAGATAATAAAGTATATTCTTCTTCTATAAGAAGACTCATTTTATCTTTCGGCCCGAATTTATGTATTTTTGTCATATTCAGAATTCCTCTTTTTGTTTGCTTCAAAGATAAGATAATCCTCTGGAAATCGAATATTCCGGCACGGAGAAAGAGCGAATGATCTCCGGCCGGATATTTCAAACATAATTAGAAGTATCTTATGACTTTAAAAACTTAACACGTACAAAGTAAAAAGGTTTTATAGTTATGTGCAATCACTATATTTAGGTATTTTATTATAACGGCAGTTTTCTGTTTGTTATTCGATTATCGAAAAAAGATGAATATTAGTTCTTTTTTTGTATATTTAGCCCTCTATTTCAATGTTAAACACAATAAATTAATCGCGATTATGAAATTATTATTTCCAGGTAATTTATTATCTTCTGTCGCTTTAGTAGCGCTTGCCGGTTGTGGAGGACATCTACAAGAAAAAAAATCGGCCATTCGGCCGAATGTGATTTTTATTTATGCTGATGATATTGGGTATGGCGATTTCAGCTGCAATGGTACTTCGTCGGTTAAAACACCCAATGTAGATCGTTTGGCCAGTGAAGGTATCCGGTTTACAAATGCTCATGCGTGTGCATCTACCAGTACTCCATCCCGTTATGCGATGCTTACCGGTGAATATGCGTGGCGTCGTAAGGGTACAGGTATAGCGAACGGAGATGCTGGCATGGTTATACCGCCGGAACGAATGACGATAGCTGATATGTTTAAACAGGCAGGATATGAAACTGCTGTAATCGGGAAATGGCATCTGGGTTTAGGGGATAGTGTAGGAACACAGGATTGGAATCATAAAATTACCCCCGGACCTGCAGATATCGGTTTCGATTATTCCTATATTATGGCGGCGACCGGCGACCGGGTACCTTGTGTATGGATAAAAAATCAGCAAGTAGAAAATCTCGATTTGAATGATCCTATCGAAGTTAGTTATAAGGTACCTTTTCCCGGAGAACCTACGTATACAACTCATCCCGAATTGGCGACTGTTATGCATCCCGATTTCGGACATGACCAGTCTGTGATAAGCGGTATACCCCGTATTGGTTATATGAAAGGAGGCCACTCGGCTCGGTGGAAAGATGCAAATATAGGAGATACAATTACTATAAATGCACTACGTTTTATCGAAAAATATAAAGACGGTCCTTTTTTCTTATATTTAGGGACTAACGATATACACGTACCTCGGGTACCGCATCCTCGATTTACGGGAAAAAGCGGATTAGGACCGCGTGGTGACGCTATTCTCGAGTTCGATTATACGGTTGGAAAAGTTATCGGATTGCTCGACAGTTTGGGGATAGCAGAGAATACATTGATTTTTCTTTCGAGTGATAACGGGCCCGTCGTAAATGACGGATATGCCGATCTGGCGTGGCAAATGCTTGGTGATCATAAACCTTGGGGAAAATACAGGGGAGGAAAATACAGTTCGTTCGAAGCCGGTACACGGATACCCTGTGTCGTTCGTTGGCCGGGTAAAGTTAAGCCGCAAGTAAGTGATGCATTGGTGTCGCAAATCGATTGGTTTGCTTCTCTTGCTAAACTTATCGGTGTAAATTTAGCTGATACGGTAGCACCAGACAGCCGCGACCAGTTAGAGGTATGGCTCGGGAAGTCGTCGAAAGGGAGAGATTATGTTATAGAGCAATCTTTAAATAATAATTTGTCGGTGTTAACCTCCGAAGGATGGAAATATATACAGCCGAATTCAGGGGCGGCGATAGATTATTATACAAAAATAGAGCTGGCTAATAATCCGTTACCACAGTTATATGATACAAAAAATGATCCGGGAGAAAAGAAAAACCTTGCGGTTTCTGAAAAATCCAGGTTAATAAAGTTGAAAAAAATACTTAATGATGAAGAAATGAAAGGAAAAGATCAGTAATGCAGTAATAAATGAGAAAAAGGGGTTGGGAAGAAGCATATGGGTTGCGCCCCTTTTTTCACCACTTATTATATGGGTTCTTTACTAAGTTGGAATTATAATAACGTTTATCACCGGTGACTTCTTCCCCTATCCACTGAGGTTTAAAAAATGCATAATCTTCTGAGGGTAATTCTATTTCTGCTATGAAAAGACCTTTATTGTCTCCTAAAAATTCATCTATTTCCCATACCAGATTTTCTTGTGGGTAAAAATATCTGATTTTTTCGATTAAGGGTTTGTGACAAAGGCTATCAAGCATTTGATGGGCATCATCGACAGGAATTTCATATTCATATTCATTTCTGACAATACCCGAATTAGCCCCTTTTATAGTTATAAAAGCCTTTTCTCCCGCTATCCTTACTCTCACGACTCTTTCCGGGTCGGCAGAAAGATATCCTTGTTTAAAATATGTCTTTCGCGAACATCCCGGCCATTCACTTGTTTTTATTAAAAACTTTCGTTCAATTTCTTTAGCCATTAGTAACGTAAATGCGTTATTTTTCGTAAAGATAAGTTCTATTTCCGGTATAATAAATGGAATGGTGAAAAGGAGTGATTAAACTATGTTAAACATTAGATAGAAAACTTTTTTAATGTGTTTAGTTTTCATTTTTTGCCTAAATTTGCCCCTCGAAAATGAAAGGATATGAAGAAGCGGATACTTACTATTCTGTTTATTTTACTTGTAAGTACAATATTACCGGCAAGGATAGCTGCGCAGCAGGCAACTGTTGTGACGGGAATTGTTACCGATTCGCTGACCAAAGAACCGCTTTCTTTCGTTTCGGTATATCTTAAAGGTACACAATCGGGGACAAATACCGATTTAGACGGTAAATTTACACTGCGTTCTACGTCTAAAGCATCTTATGTCGTTTTTTCTACATTGGGTTACATCGAGCAGACAGTGAAGATAATTCCGGGACAAACCAATACGCTTAATATTGCGATGTCGCCCGCAGTTTATGAGCAAAAAGAGGTTGTAGTAAGGCCGGGTAAAGAAAAATACAAGAAAAAAGGAAATCCGGCAGTAGAATTCGTTAAAAAAGTTATCGATCATAAAGATGATAATGATCCGAAGAAAAAAGAATATTTCAGCTATGAGGAGTATGAGAAAATGACCATAGCGTTAAATGATTTTTCGGAGGAACAAAAAAAGAAATGGATATTTAAGAAGTTTCAGTTTATATTCGATTATGTAGATACATCGGAGGTATCGGGAAAACCTATTCTTACGGTATCTATAAAAGAAAAAATTGCGGATAATTATTATCGGAAAGACCCCAATACCCAAAAAAAACTGGTAACGGGAATAAAACGGGCCGGCATAGACGAAATGTTTAATCAGGAAAGTTTACAGCAGTTTTATGATGAGGTATTTAAAGAGATAAATATTTTCGATAATGATATCAATCTCATGCTGAATCGTTTTGTCAGTCCGTTATCACATATTGCGACTTCATTTTATAAATTTTATTTGCTCGATACTCTCGATGTGGGCGGTGAACGTTGTGTAGATCTTGGTTTCGTACCTTTTAATTCTGAATCGTTCGGGTTTACGGGGCATATGTATGTTACACTTGATTCTACCTATTTTATAAAAGAAATAAAGCTAAATGTTCCTAAAGACATCAATCTCAATTATGTAGAGAATATGACCATTAGTCAAGACTTTATTCGGACGAAAGATGGAACTCGTTTAAAAACGAAAGACGATATAATTGTCGAATTTAGAATTATGCCTCATACGCAAGGATTATATGCACGACGGTTGACTACATACGATAAGTTTTCTTTTGCACCGCCTCCGGATATGTCGATTTTTTCAAAAGAGGGGAATATTATTATAGAGGACGATGCAGAGATTAAGCCGGAGGCTTATTGGGCCGATAACCGGCATGTTCCTGTGAATAATAAAGAGAATGCGGTGGATAAATTGTTGGTTAAATTGCGATCGGTACCTGTGTTTTATTATTTAGAAAAAGTAATTAAGATACTTGTATCGGGGTATATTGAAACGGGACCTGATAGCAAATTCGATTTCGGACCTATGAATACTACCATTAGTGGTAATTCTGTCGAAGGGGCACGTTTTCGAGTGGGGGGGCTCACTACGGCTAACCTTAATCCGCATCTTTTTGCCAGGGGATATGTTGCTTATGGAACTAAAGACAAAAAATTCAAGTATAGCGGAGAATTAGAATATTCTTTCAATGAAAAAAAATATCATGCTCGGGAATTTCCTATACATTCGATAAAAGTTTCACATAGTTATGATATAAATGAGTTGGGACAACATTATCTTTATACAAACAAAGACAATATATTTATGTCTTTGAAACGCATGAGGGATACATCTGTCGTTTATCAGCGAAATACCGAGGTATCGTATTTAAGGGAACATCTTACCGGTTTTTCTTATGGGCTGAATTTACGATATAAAACGCAATATGCTACTCCATGGGTACCATTTATTCAGGGAAACGGTATACGTCTTAAAGACTATTCGATGGCTGAAGCCGAGATAAAGTTAAGGTATGCTCCTAATGAGAAATATTATCAGACCAAAAGTAATCGATTCCCGATAAGTAGGGATGCGCCTGTATTTACTTTAAGTCATACAGTGGGAATAAAAGGCATTTTAAAAAGTCGTTATAACATGAATTTTACGGAACTGGGCATTCAGAAACGTTTCTGGTTCTCGGCATTCGGATATACCGACGTAATTGTGAAAGCGGGTAAAGTATGGGACAAAGTACCCTATCCTTTATTGATTATACCCAATGCTAACTTATCGTATACGATACGAGAGGAATCATATGCTCTTATGAATCCGATGGAATTCCTTAATGATGAATTTGTTTCATGGGATATAACCTATTTTGCCAATGGAGCGTTACTTAACCGTATCCCGCTTATAAAATATCTGAAATGGCGGGAGGTAATTGCTTTCAGAGGATTGTATGGTAATCTTACGAAAAAGAATAATCCATTATATGATAATAAATTGTTCGTGTTTCCGAAAAGCACGCATTTAATGGATAAGATGCCCTATATGGAAGCCAGTGCCGGCCTCGATAATATATTTACAATCTTACGTATCGAGTATGTATGGCGGCTTACCTATCGTAATTTACCGCATATCGATAAGGGTGGGGTACGTATCGCGCTGCATTTTACTTTCTGATATTTCTTTTATATTTATATATAATAAAAACCGTTACAAGTATGTGCCTGTAACGGTTTTTTATTTTTTTAATTTTGCTAATGTGTCTTACTTATTTTTCGGGTATCCTATTGGATTATTTATCATAGGTTTCTGATTGTCGGATAAGTTCAGTATTTTTTTTAGTCCGGGAATATCCATTGTAATACGGGGTACTGTTGCCAGTCCGATACTGCTACAAAAAAGATTTATATTTTGGCTGACGATTCCGGCATCGAGTGATCCGGCCAATTGTGCGTGGTCATCGGGTATATTGCCGAATTTGGATAAGTCAGCGACCATGACGATACTCAATGGCGCTGTTTTTACAAAGTCCTGACCTCCGGCAACGAGATTTCGATGATCTCCTTTTGCGATCAGTTTCAAACTGTGCGATTGCGGCTGGTAAAGATAGGTACCCTCCGGAAAAACTACATATAAGTCTATTTCCTGCTTGTTCATGGCCGACGGTGCAGTGCGTTTTCCCGATTCGGGTCGATTTATTCCGTTAGCTGCCCATAATAAATCGGATAAATCTTGGTCATTGATCTTTCCGGGTGCATATTCCCGTAAAGATTCCCGATCGTTCATTGCTTTCAATACCGAGCTACCTCTCGATTTATCCGGTTTTACAAGATCGATCGTTTCTGGTGCGGCGCTGTGTAACGAGTTACACGATAACAGGATAAGTGAGAAGGCCAAAAATAATACTCGTCTCATAATAATATTTTTTTAGATGTAACATAAACAAAAATAAAAGATTTTATACTGAAACAGCTGCCGAGGCTGGAAATTTTAAATTATTTTTTCAATAACGATACATTGTCATCGTAATGTTATTCTGCTGTCATGATAAGGAAATATGTATCGGTTTCTTTTGTATAAATAAATGAAAGTTGTAATGTTAAGAAAGAAAGTTTCTACTGTTATTCTGTCTGATGTACATATCGGTTCGGAACATGCTAAAGTGAAAGAACTCATTGCATTTCTCAAAAATATAGATTGTGACAAACTGATTTTAAACGGAGATATCCTCGACGGATGGAAATTACAAAGGAATCCGTTCGGAAAATGGAAACGGGAATATACCGAACTGATAAAGGTTATTATGAAAATGATGGAAAATCATGACACGAAAGTAATTTATGTAAGAGGCAATCATGACAGCTTTCTTGATCGCATGTTACCTTTATCGTTTGCTTCGGTCACGTTGGTGAGTGATTATGTACATGTGTCTCATGGTCGCCGTTATTATGTAACCCATGGTGATATTTTCGACAATATTTGTTCGCGGATGATATGGCTTGCTAAATTAGGTGATTACGGATACTCGTTTCTATTATGGGTAAATAAGGTATTGAACAATTACCGGAAAAGAAATGGGAAACCTTATTATTCTTTTTCTCAGAATATAAAACACAAGGTAAAAACGGCGGTATCTTATATTTCGGATTTTGAGAAAGAACTTACTGGAATTGCCCGCAGTCGTCATTTCGATGGGGTGATTTGTGGACATATACACCAACCGGCAGATACCTGGTACGATAATATACATTATCTTAATTCGGGAGATTGGGTTGAATCTCTTAGCGCATTAATCGAACATGAAGACGGTACGTGGGAAATTTACAGGTATGAAGATTGTCTGTTAATGAATGCTACCGGTGAAATTTTTCCGGTAGCATCATAAATGATCACTATTAGAACTCTTGTAGTCTTCGATTGTTTATATAAGTATATACCGAAATATATGAAATTCTTATTTATTATACAAGGAGAAGGTAGGGGGCATTTTACTCAGGCTTTAGTGATGAAGGAGATGATCGGTCGCCATGGAGACGAAGTGGTGGCTTGTCTTGTTGGGAAAAGTCCGTCAAGGCAATTACCGGATTATTTCCTGACTAAAATGAATGTTCCGTTATTGCCTTTCGATAGCCCTAATTTTCTTCCGACGGCACAGAACAAACGCCCCGATCTACTGAAAAGTACCCTGTCTAACCTGATACACTTCCCTGGTTTTGTATCAAATATGATGTTTATACGTAAAAAGATTAAGGAATATAAACCTGATATTGTTATAAATTTTTATGAACTATTGGCAGGGCTTACTTATCTTTTATTCTCTCCTTCAGTACCGATGGTATGTATAGGACATCAGTATATGTTTTTGCATCATAAGTTCCGGTTTCCTCAAAAATCTGCGATAGCTTTATTTTCATTACGTTTTTTTACGAGGTTGACCAGCTTCGGTTCGGTTCGTAAACTGGCTCTTTCTTTTTATCCGATGGCGGATGATATTCGTCGGAGTATTTCTGTCGTTCCCCCATTACTCCGTTCCGACGTATTGAACCGGCAACCCGTTGCGGGAGAATATATACACGGATACGTTTTGAATAGTGGTTATATAGAAGATATAAAAAAATGGCAACA
The window above is part of the Coprobacter tertius genome. Proteins encoded here:
- a CDS encoding 2-hydroxyacid dehydrogenase — protein: MAFKIAFFGTKPYDEKSFNEANKKFGFDIRYFKGHLNKNNLPLTQNIDAVCIFVNDTADADIINALAHNGVKLLALRNAGFNNVDLKAARGKLPVVRVPAYSPYAVAEYAVALMLTLNRKIHRAYWRTRDGNFSLHGLMGFDMHGKTAGIIGTGKIARILIRILKGFGMNILAYDLYPDYKFAEETGITYTSLDDLYRNSDIISLHCPLTEKTRYMINTDSISKMKDGVMIINTGRGQLIHTNALIDGLKDKKIGSAGLDVYEEEGDYFYEDKSDKIIDDDVLARLLSFNNVVVTSHQAFFTKEAVQNIAETTLRNIQDFIEGKTLVNEVIYQKS
- a CDS encoding hemerythrin domain-containing protein — its product is MTKIHKFGPKDKMSLLIEEEYTLLSVLSRFGISLGFGDKSVAEVCELHKVDTATFLAVVNFLSEDDFVPENSFGKISLHSLISYLQNAHQYFLEFKLPSIRKKLIEATNYSEQDVSFLIMRFFDEYANEVHKHMEYENKTVFKYVETLLAGEKMPNYNIAVFSKRHSPIGLKLAELKNIIIKYYPAKESCNLLNEVLFDIFSCEKDLESHCKVEDYLFVPIITELEKEK
- a CDS encoding response regulator transcription factor encodes the protein MSRDLLKIAIAEPSVIIRSGIAAVLKRIPGFNIQPIEVVTIDALSDCMRMHRPDILIINPVFLGYNDIPKFKSECGCPRIKCIAFLSAMMGDTILKSFDETISMYDDTETITAKFNALFDNTEANDPETLILSPREKEIVAAVARGLTNKEIAEKLYLSAHTVITHRRNIARKLQIHSAAGLTIYAIVNKLVELDEIKKDNL
- a CDS encoding WG repeat-containing protein is translated as MKKHLILTFLVAAILGGCSLSSSDKGWETDDMRYIPLFREATDAVYVDTEKGTVNGGYTSAGLYYDGLALVTNEDGCYYVDYNGIQMGQETYLNATIYDGNIAWTVKPGGPITAIDKKGNILFEFKQAENAYAFHNDLAVYADADGKWGVVDKKGNIVVTPQWGKVGPMFVNGLLPVQDKESGYWGVIDKKGEIMIECQFDELATSDVEENFKQNYVQALREGRIPVLKGNKWGIIDKKGNFIINPQFDEILIDGKNYLFRKGDYWGWCDKKGQYLINPQFENAHSFGSEDYAAVENEEGKWGYIDREGKWKIQPEYRSAKPFLTSGVAPVRDNGSREWGLIDKSGKWVVNPQFRNIFDIAVDNRLMVQDQSRSFGIIDLKGKYIANPDYENAPVSLIHNVSGIGVSYSVQSDFTDLPVIAGLIESKLLSLKTSTVGELLKTYNLKESNFSKGDGSATLYHNNDTREVNFKITIPGTNAWNKVSDGWFGYNYTFNPDAPVNSYILTVNLKDKAWRFVNEIFEILKQKYSYDSEKQTLAIPGYQVLAFPITNGGIVFHIKTNNNDNI
- a CDS encoding CYTH domain-containing protein, with the translated sequence MAKEIERKFLIKTSEWPGCSRKTYFKQGYLSADPERVVRVRIAGEKAFITIKGANSGIVRNEYEYEIPVDDAHQMLDSLCHKPLIEKIRYFYPQENLVWEIDEFLGDNKGLFIAEIELPSEDYAFFKPQWIGEEVTGDKRYYNSNLVKNPYNKW
- a CDS encoding YccF domain-containing protein, yielding MNLLGNIIWLIFGGLLLALEYFVAGIILCITIIGIPFGFQVFKIGLLALFPFGQKTVVESGKSGCLYTIMNIIWILIGGIWIALTHLALGLLFCITIIGIPFGMQHFKLMAVAFTPFGRTIVPC
- a CDS encoding sulfatase family protein, which gives rise to MKLLFPGNLLSSVALVALAGCGGHLQEKKSAIRPNVIFIYADDIGYGDFSCNGTSSVKTPNVDRLASEGIRFTNAHACASTSTPSRYAMLTGEYAWRRKGTGIANGDAGMVIPPERMTIADMFKQAGYETAVIGKWHLGLGDSVGTQDWNHKITPGPADIGFDYSYIMAATGDRVPCVWIKNQQVENLDLNDPIEVSYKVPFPGEPTYTTHPELATVMHPDFGHDQSVISGIPRIGYMKGGHSARWKDANIGDTITINALRFIEKYKDGPFFLYLGTNDIHVPRVPHPRFTGKSGLGPRGDAILEFDYTVGKVIGLLDSLGIAENTLIFLSSDNGPVVNDGYADLAWQMLGDHKPWGKYRGGKYSSFEAGTRIPCVVRWPGKVKPQVSDALVSQIDWFASLAKLIGVNLADTVAPDSRDQLEVWLGKSSKGRDYVIEQSLNNNLSVLTSEGWKYIQPNSGAAIDYYTKIELANNPLPQLYDTKNDPGEKKNLAVSEKSRLIKLKKILNDEEMKGKDQ